The Prosthecobacter dejongeii genome contains a region encoding:
- a CDS encoding DUF1501 domain-containing protein, giving the protein MNATRRRFIGQSACSALGSVSVLNTLLNLKLAGNAAAQAAPTDHRTLLCLFLHGGNDSYNWLVPRDSARHAVYAETRDHLALGTGVLRPLNQDGGDGQLYGIHPSCPGLQELFNGLGGDSAKRRAAFISNVGTLIQPVTKAQYLAESMPLPRALYSHSDQIDQWQTSVPQGMTQLAGWAGRAADVLNNVVNADSISMNISLAGNSLWQVGNSTTQFVVTDSGALTFTGSDIGDELHPMRLKNAAHRSMIEQNYANLMQQSYARLTKNSIELQEFFLQQFNSYDDSAISSLFPSGNWVAQQFRAAAKMIALRDSLGLHRQTLYLSFGGWDHHGELLETQAEMLTMMDAALTAFQRALDQLNLQDSVITYTASDFGRTLRSNGRGTDHAWGANALVMGGPVRGGRIYGTFPDLTLESNDDTGYGGRTIPTTSVDSLFAEMLRWFGVPAADMDYVLPNIANFYNVNSSSLPIGFLKNGTWS; this is encoded by the coding sequence ATGAATGCCACCCGCCGCCGTTTCATCGGTCAGTCTGCCTGTTCTGCTTTGGGGAGCGTTTCAGTGCTCAATACCTTGCTGAATCTCAAGCTGGCGGGAAATGCTGCCGCCCAGGCGGCCCCGACAGATCATCGGACGCTGCTATGCTTATTTCTTCATGGCGGAAATGATTCCTACAATTGGTTAGTCCCACGAGACAGCGCTCGGCACGCGGTGTATGCAGAAACACGGGATCATTTGGCCTTGGGCACGGGCGTGCTGCGCCCACTGAACCAAGACGGCGGGGATGGGCAGCTTTATGGCATCCACCCAAGCTGCCCCGGCCTGCAAGAACTCTTCAATGGCCTAGGGGGTGACTCCGCGAAACGCCGTGCCGCTTTCATCTCCAATGTGGGTACCCTGATCCAGCCCGTGACCAAGGCGCAATACTTGGCGGAAAGCATGCCCCTGCCTCGCGCGCTTTATTCACACAGTGACCAGATTGACCAGTGGCAGACCTCCGTCCCGCAGGGCATGACCCAGCTCGCCGGCTGGGCTGGTCGCGCTGCCGATGTACTGAATAACGTCGTCAATGCGGACAGCATCTCCATGAACATTTCCCTGGCTGGCAATAGCCTGTGGCAGGTGGGCAATAGCACCACGCAATTTGTGGTGACCGATAGTGGGGCACTGACTTTCACGGGCAGTGATATCGGCGATGAACTGCACCCCATGCGACTGAAGAATGCAGCGCATCGCAGCATGATCGAACAGAATTATGCCAACCTCATGCAGCAGTCCTATGCGCGCCTCACCAAAAACAGCATTGAGCTTCAGGAGTTCTTCCTTCAGCAGTTCAACAGTTATGATGACAGCGCCATCAGCAGCCTCTTTCCTTCTGGCAACTGGGTCGCCCAGCAGTTCCGTGCCGCCGCCAAGATGATCGCCCTGCGCGATAGCCTAGGCCTGCATAGACAGACCCTGTATCTCAGCTTCGGCGGGTGGGATCACCACGGAGAGTTGCTGGAAACCCAGGCCGAGATGCTGACAATGATGGATGCAGCGCTCACTGCCTTTCAGCGTGCGCTGGATCAACTGAATCTGCAAGACAGCGTCATCACTTACACCGCTTCGGACTTTGGACGCACCTTGCGCAGCAATGGTCGCGGCACGGACCATGCCTGGGGGGCCAATGCTCTGGTCATGGGTGGTCCTGTGCGGGGGGGCCGCATCTACGGAACATTCCCTGACCTGACTCTCGAAAGCAACGACGACACGGGTTATGGCGGCCGCACCATTCCCACCACCTCGGTGGATTCCCTCTTTGCAGAGATGCTGCGCTGGTTCGGTGTGCCTGCTGCCGATATGGATTACGTCCTGCCTAACATCGCAAATTTTTACAACGTAAATTCCAGCTCTCTGCCCATCGGTTTTTTAAAGAACGGCACCTGGAGTTGA
- a CDS encoding HNH endonuclease — MRAGDRCEYCRLPAHGTQAPFEVEHIIPRKHQGNSSFENLAWSCAFCNRHKGVNISGLHPITKALVALYHPRRDSWDQHFKYEKAYIRGRTPEGLVTVQVLNMNQNTMVLLRLQLMAEGLW, encoded by the coding sequence ATGCGTGCTGGAGACCGCTGCGAATATTGTCGCCTGCCTGCTCATGGCACTCAGGCACCGTTTGAGGTAGAACACATCATTCCTCGAAAGCACCAAGGAAACTCGTCTTTTGAAAATTTGGCTTGGTCATGTGCTTTCTGTAACCGTCACAAAGGCGTTAACATCTCGGGCTTACATCCCATAACAAAGGCGCTCGTAGCATTGTATCATCCACGCCGAGATTCATGGGACCAGCATTTTAAATACGAGAAGGCTTACATTCGTGGTCGAACGCCTGAAGGCCTAGTCACGGTGCAGGTTCTAAATATGAATCAAAACACCATGGTATTGCTAAGGCTACAGTTGATGGCAGAAGGCCTTTGGTAA
- a CDS encoding FG-GAP repeat domain-containing protein produces the protein MRALLFLAALSAQAADTPGLYFDGPEVVKLDWNTSSPCSGDFNGDGLQDLVVLNQDRARIEFLLQRKEGAQPGEPERTSRADRWNPILEISRLEKQPLVIGQSAWSLAVGDWNGDGRPDIAYTNDDDKLVLRTQGKPGDWSQKKEFTLDSVAEDSAVLLAVDLNADKKQDLALLTTTRLMVWLQSGPGTWAEPKTYVLGQTGCGGLRSGDLNGDGKLDLFYTAPDADALLVRLQKEGASFGEEWRLEMPESRCWVHPAKLGKETGLTWIRSDTGMVEIARLTTATAKPDSERAVTIRHAMPSTESKGGGTAYGDLNGDKVADIVLAEPKNARLWFFAGLAAGGFAEGCEFPALSGIESLSIADVDGDNQAELLLLSPAEKSIGLSRWAKDRLTYPEVIYQTADTLLTLQTGRLGDSKETSVLALTEAKSKVSLLALNWSAAEKKFQSATQELPSSPTKPNALRLVDANQDGRVDLAIFSSIASMQILLSQKDAKVPFKRAEGLPDNLLNKLSAIAMTTADLDGDGKEEIIVAKDQIARALRVGADGKAVTVEQFNAPESTAQISAVIVVPGKAKPDVLLADTVNGQLYEMVTGKDGVYRSSHTHALASVTPDECHLIPTGKGQGLLLIGKTSFEISPLTGELLALETVTTFDSELKDTSATDLIVAPFTQGVNDDLLTVDSGKSRVLELFQAQAETPPVWTSALHFRVFEIDPQYRGKTGLTSEPHDYTTVDLNGDGKLDLALLVHDRLLLYVRK, from the coding sequence ATGCGCGCGCTCCTTTTTCTCGCTGCCCTCAGCGCCCAGGCTGCAGATACCCCCGGCCTCTATTTTGATGGGCCGGAGGTGGTCAAGCTGGACTGGAATACATCGAGCCCTTGCTCGGGTGATTTCAATGGCGATGGGTTGCAGGATCTGGTGGTGCTGAACCAGGATCGCGCGCGCATTGAGTTTCTGCTTCAGCGCAAAGAGGGAGCCCAGCCGGGGGAGCCTGAGCGTACCTCACGTGCCGACCGCTGGAATCCCATCTTGGAGATTTCACGACTGGAAAAGCAACCTCTCGTCATCGGCCAGAGTGCCTGGTCATTGGCCGTAGGAGATTGGAATGGCGATGGGCGGCCTGACATCGCCTACACGAATGATGATGATAAACTGGTCCTCCGCACCCAGGGCAAGCCGGGAGATTGGAGCCAGAAAAAGGAGTTCACGCTCGATTCTGTGGCGGAGGATTCGGCAGTCCTTTTGGCCGTGGATCTCAATGCGGATAAAAAGCAGGATCTGGCTCTTTTGACCACTACGCGTCTCATGGTGTGGTTGCAAAGTGGCCCTGGCACATGGGCCGAACCTAAGACCTACGTGCTCGGCCAAACAGGCTGTGGAGGATTGCGCAGTGGCGACCTCAACGGCGACGGTAAGCTGGATCTCTTTTATACCGCGCCTGATGCGGATGCACTTTTGGTTAGGTTGCAAAAAGAAGGTGCCAGCTTTGGCGAAGAATGGCGACTGGAGATGCCAGAGAGCCGCTGCTGGGTACACCCAGCAAAGCTTGGGAAAGAAACGGGCCTCACCTGGATCCGCAGTGACACGGGCATGGTGGAGATCGCCCGGCTCACCACGGCAACGGCCAAGCCTGACTCTGAGCGTGCGGTGACCATCCGCCATGCCATGCCCTCCACGGAAAGCAAAGGCGGCGGCACCGCCTACGGAGATCTCAATGGTGACAAGGTGGCTGACATTGTCCTCGCAGAACCGAAGAACGCTCGACTTTGGTTCTTTGCAGGTCTGGCGGCTGGTGGTTTTGCCGAAGGTTGTGAGTTTCCAGCCCTCAGCGGCATCGAGTCTCTCTCCATCGCCGATGTGGATGGAGATAACCAGGCGGAACTGCTGTTGCTGAGCCCTGCTGAAAAAAGCATCGGCCTTTCCCGTTGGGCAAAGGATCGCCTCACTTACCCCGAAGTGATTTACCAGACGGCGGATACGCTGCTGACGCTTCAAACAGGTCGTTTAGGAGACTCCAAAGAAACCTCCGTGCTGGCCCTCACGGAAGCTAAAAGCAAAGTTTCGCTGCTGGCGCTCAACTGGTCCGCTGCGGAAAAGAAATTCCAGTCCGCCACTCAGGAACTGCCGAGCAGTCCGACCAAACCGAATGCTCTGCGCTTGGTGGATGCCAACCAGGATGGACGTGTGGATCTGGCGATTTTTTCGAGCATCGCTTCCATGCAGATCCTGCTCAGTCAAAAGGATGCCAAAGTCCCGTTCAAGAGGGCGGAGGGGCTCCCGGATAACTTGTTGAACAAGCTTTCGGCCATCGCCATGACGACTGCAGATCTGGACGGAGATGGCAAGGAGGAGATCATCGTCGCAAAGGATCAAATTGCCCGTGCACTTCGTGTGGGGGCAGATGGGAAAGCGGTGACGGTGGAACAGTTCAATGCGCCTGAATCCACCGCGCAGATCAGCGCGGTCATTGTCGTGCCGGGTAAAGCCAAACCGGATGTTCTTTTGGCCGATACAGTGAATGGCCAGCTTTACGAAATGGTCACGGGTAAAGACGGCGTGTATCGTTCCTCCCACACACACGCGCTGGCTAGCGTGACTCCAGACGAGTGTCATCTCATCCCCACGGGGAAAGGGCAGGGTCTGCTGCTGATCGGCAAAACCAGTTTTGAAATCAGCCCATTAACTGGCGAACTCTTGGCTCTAGAGACGGTCACCACTTTCGATAGCGAATTGAAAGACACGTCTGCGACAGATCTGATCGTGGCTCCATTTACCCAGGGGGTGAATGATGATCTACTCACGGTGGATTCGGGCAAAAGCCGTGTGCTGGAACTGTTCCAGGCCCAAGCGGAAACGCCTCCCGTGTGGACGAGTGCGCTGCACTTCCGTGTTTTCGAAATTGATCCTCAATACCGGGGTAAAACAGGCCTCACAAGCGAACCTCACGACTACACGACGGTGGATCTGAATGGTGATGGCAAGCTGGACCTGGCCCTCCTCGTCCATGATCGTCTGCTGCTGTACGTCCGGAAGTGA